The genomic interval aatgagccAGATCATTTATTACGcctccaaaacacaaacatcttatCTTTGCCTCACTTTTCCCCCTTCAGCctgatcattttttaaacatacttTCTGTCTGTCAAAGCAGCTGGGAGTTTATTTTGGGAAAGACATTTTTCCTCACATAAAAGGTAGGCCTTTCTGCACCCCGTTGCTTTTATTTGCAACAATTTGACTGCGACTGTTTTCAAGGTGAATTTCGCCAAATATAGCcacacttttacttttattggCCCGCAATTATGATGCAGCAGAAACTCTTGCCTCATACGTGTAAGAGCCAAAGGGATCAAGGTTGGCTTTTATTGCTCTCACCCACCTTGTTTTCATTACTTAAAGCACCGTTGTGTTCACACCTCAACACGAccctctgatttttttttcttcattgtaAAAGCAGGCATGTGGACCAAATCTGAAAGAATCCATTTTATGGGAGCTCATTCAACAGGCTCTCACAGGATTTATGTGCAAAGAAAACGTTTGTTGTGGTGTTTCTGATCCCATTCAACCTACTTCATGGCTCTTGGCCAGCTAtgagctgtgcatgtaaatcaAAGAAAATGCTCTATGACTGTGGTTGACCTTCTAGTGTAAAATCTGAAGGGGATGCCTATTAGGATGAAGGAAAAGGCAACCAGGAAAGAGCGAGAAAAGGGCAACTACATCGTCGGGCAAAGCAGATTAGAAGATGCTCAAACCGGACAGGAAGAGTGGGATAAGCAGTGGATAACACAAGACAAAAGCTCAAAAGCTTGGAAATGACAGTGAGTTTATTCACTCAAACCCTGTCAAACTGCTGTGGTTAAAACAGCTGCGCATATATAACATGCCTCACTGTACATACACAGCCGTGAAATAGCTGGAACAATAACTGTTATTGTAGTGTAAGGAAGGGGAAGCCAGAAAAGCCTGAAAAGATACAGTCTGTTCTCTGAGTATGTACTTTTCCCTGCGTGTTTGTGGACCCTGTTCCTCTTTGCAAAGAGTGTAAAGAACGAGCAGTAATAACAATGTTTGTGGCAGAGACAGTAGGTGTGACTTCATGTGAGAATAGCTCGAGCGACGCCAGTTTCCACATTGCTGAATCTCACTAAGCTCATCGGTGTCTGCCCCCGGAGTTGGCGCTTTACGCACCTCTGTCAGAGCAGCTTTTCTCTGCctcaaagcacacacacacacacacacacacacacacacacacacacacacacacacacacacaatccaagATACCTCTACAGTAACTCCTTTTTTGcagtaaagatgtttttttttctacctctgccaaggaggttatgttttcacccattTGATAGTTGGTTGATGGGGTGACTGGTCGTTAGGGAGATGGGTtgattggtttgttggtttgttggttcgTAAGTGGATAGGTTGGATAGTTGATgggttggttgattggttggttggttggatagatggatggattggATAGTTGatgggttggttggttggttgatggGTTCTTTGGTTGTATTCAGGATTATACTTATTACACagcattttcacaaaatgtagTTGGAAGATCGAAttcttctcactttctttcaCATTGCGAAATGGGgcgtttttcaacattttcgtTAATTTCCGTATCTGGTTAGGaagttatgggtggtttaaaaGAAGTATActtgtatgtaacgctgtgatcctacccctCACTGGGCTCtccactgaagttacatagtgcagaaacaagtgatgggggcaGAGTggctcagacagacacaccatTTAACCTATTACAAGACATCTTTAAAAAgcttctgtgtgtgagtgaatgtgaGAAGTGTTGTACTGTGCTTTGAGCAGCCAGTAGAGTGGAAAAAACACTTTTCCAATTAGTCCAATTAGTACCATTAAAATTTATTTTAAGTTGTTATTGTAAGGTAAAACAGTTATATAATTTTGGTTTAAATTGAAtaggactgttgggccttggcaaggtgccatgtttgctttgttgtataataatatgaagaaaaaagactAATTGTACATTCTGTAAACCTCTGAAAACCACATTACAAGGTGCTTGTAAGGTGCAATTAAAACCATGTGTCGTGTAactatattaaaataaatgtgactCCCATTGGTTCGTTTACATGACATTGTAAATTagttttttaaacagaaaaaaaaaacaatcgaCAGATAAACAATCCACCATTGAAAGAATAAATCATGACTTCCTGTGAGTGCATTTACTctgaaacaaaagcaacaatctcaaaatatttcactcCACATCCGCAATAATCTGCCCTGATGTGTGGGTTGGAGTTGTGCACTTTAAACTCCATCACACAACAAAGGCAAGGACGAGTCTTGTATCAGCATCGACTCAGTGGTCCTCtttgcctgtttgtttgttcattccATTTATATCCCTTCATCAACTTCCCACAGCCTAATAGATGACTCTGAGAGGGAGCATCTCTGGATTCACTCCAGCTCACGTCTTCTTTGAATTAACAACATTATGATGTCTCTTTTGTCTCCTCTCCAAGGTGAGAGGAGACAAAAGCTGGGATGTACTTACACCCTgagaaggtgtgtgtttgtgctgacaaTGCTAAAGAAAGCCAGACATGTGAGAAACTTCTTCTGGTGCGCTCTGTACACTGTgcagtgtttatgtgtgcagaTCATGTTACTCACATGCAGAGTTTACATTAGTCTCATGGGAGTCAGTGAGAGTTTGCAGTCGTGCTGCTCTCTATACGTGCTGTGCAGTGTGTGCAAACACTGATTTGGGCCGACTACAAAAATAGACACGCTAAGTTTAACAAACTATATCACATAAGCACGCGATTGCCCTAAGTGCCCGTAAATGTGACAAACCCTTAGTGAGGTGGATGTAAAACAGAGCAGGAGCTCAAGGTGCGTCAAGCAATGTGTTGCATTAAATTAGCAACAGCTGATATTAAACCAGTCAAAATCACCTTTAATCCAAAGAGACGTTAAGGAAGCAGCACAGCGCTGCCACGATGTGTTCAACTGGTGGCACTGCATTACAGCAGGTCAGCAACACATGCAGCTCCAGTGCCTGTTTGCTGATTTAACACCTACAACATGTTTAACGTTGTGTAGTGTCCAcggagagaaaacaggaaacaggacagGATATCAGGTGCtggagtgctgctgctgtgtctgaaCACGTACTTCTCCTTGACTATCTAGGAACACCAGTGGGACAGTGATGCCTCTCCTCTGCAGACAAAAATAGCCCAGATTTCCACTGAGAGTACAGCCACAACCTTCCAACTGAACATGTTTACAGCAACAACAGTTGTTCTTATCCATTGATAACTACTTAACATGATCATGAgtaccctttaaaatgtcaaatttagtTCTCATATGATTCTTTTAGTCTGGATTGTGTAAATCATTATTTAGGGAAATTATTAGAAACTGTTAATCAGATCATATAGAGCCATAAGTATATCTGTATAACCATTTTTCATCTCTCCAGGAATTAGTCTGTGTCTTAGTCTGTTCAAGAGTTATGGCGTTGAATAATGGGCAATAAAAGTTTTTCTGCATAACATTATGTCATCACTACATATAAATTTAATCCTATTAGACATTTGTGTGAATGTTGTGTCATTATTAGTTTATGGATTATTGAGTACTGAGGTGTTTTGTGAGGTAaggtgacctttgaccaccaaattcctatcagttcatccttgagtgTTTGTATACATTTAGAATATTTACTGAAGAGAAGgtctttgttttatcatttcagtCCACTTCAACTTTACCTTGTTTTATCCCAGTGTTCTGTTCAATTTTCATTTGTGTTCATCTGCTGGAGTTTCTTTTTCAGGGAAGCATTTGTATAGTTtggaaaagtgctttataaataaattgtattattttatttgtgccAAATTTTGAATGAATCCCATCAAGGCGTTAGTGAGATACTGCATACACAAGAATGGGACAGACGACCCATAAACAATTCCTCAGGCATGGCTATCGTCAGCATAGAAgcattgaaaaaagaaaaaacatctggaATAAGTAGCCATGATGTGTTCAGTCTGCCTTGGAGATAAAGCAATTTATAGAAGGTCTATCACATGAACCAAAACATCAcactcaaagaaaaacaagccatttattcatttcacTGGAAGAGACGAATACACTTGGCCTTTTCAGGCCAGCCAGTGCAGTCACGTTATTTTTCATGCGCACCGAGATCCTGACCTCTCCCTGTTGGTGTTCAGCACATCTGTACAGTCCCACTCTGCCCATCATATCCACACAGAAGGACAAATAATGAACTGGTCTTGGAGTAGGGACAATTTTTTTAAGCAGGACATTATACAGTACATGATCTTAATTTGTTTGGTTGGCTTTTGTGGTCCAGGTTTACTGTTTtatcaaaattacaaaattTCCTCCACATTGACAAGACAAACTCATGACGCAATTCATCTGTAAATTGATAAGACTGATGGCATTCAGACACAGTctgaataaaaagaaatacgAAGACTGCTCTTTCTCCTCGTCCCAAAGCAGACCATGTGGCGAAACCCTTTTGGCTCGACACCACACTGGATGATGGATCGTAGGTCATCGCCACCTGAATTCAGTCTTTTACGATCCGGTGGTTAAATAGTGATTGTGAATCTGATTATGCTTGGATGGTGCTCTTAGCGCTGAAGGCCATGTAGTACACCAGGATACCAATGAGGGCTGCCACCACCTCAGTCGACACCCATGGGCCGTTCCACGCACCCTGTAGAGAGATTAAAGAAAATAGAGGCTCATCACCGGTTTATAGAGGAGACGTAAACAGTGATGACCAACTACATGTTCCAGTTTCACCTGGTTCTAAGAATACTCTGAGGCTGTAAGCAACATGGGTGATTGCTCAGATTGCGCCTCATGTCACACAATGACCACAATTCAATAAAAATTCTGTTGTAGTGGGGAGGGACATCCTTTAGAAGTTACTTGACTTGATTGTATGTCGTCCAACTAAATTATGCCCTAAATCCATTTCatgttaactttttttttggtttgattaAGGAATAATACTCTACAGTGAATACCTGCAATAACTAAAGTTTTTTGGTCTCTTGGggaattggggaaaaaaatgccagTAATCACATGGCTAATTACACAATCTCGAATGTTCGGGGCAACCTCGTCATTCATTGACAGTTGTATTTTTGGCTGTCCAGTGAATGTACGTCCAATATTCATGTCCTTTTAGGTCTGTTTTTGGTCACTACTCGATCGAATTCATAGAACCTTTTGCAGAAAAAAGGCTGCCTGCTGATCGATGCCCCAAGACTGAACCAAAAACACTTAAGCTGTAAAGTCCAAATACAGAATAGAAAGATGCTACACAGCTCTGTAAAGCTAAGAGGGGAATCGCAAAATCAGGTGATAATTCTGTGGGTTTATCACTTCACACAAGTATTCATATGATTCAATGAATCCTATGAAAACACTTATTGTAGCAGCTCTAATTTGCAAGTGTTTATTGAGTTAAACAAGATTTATGGCGCCATGAGTGCAGTCATGTGTTCAATCTGAGGGTCAATAGGAGACTCACCCTGTGGTCAATGTTGACAGAGAAGAGAGGCTCAATGGCATTTACATCTTCATTGTTTCTCTGGGCCTGGAACAAAGCAGATTCAAAATGTGCAATTCAAATTAAACAGTTTTTCCCTCAAAAAGATGGGACGTAGCAAAGCAAGTGGAGCTTACTGGCAGGAAACTATGATCAACAATTGAATACTGACCTTGCGCAGGGCACTGTAGGACTCCTCATCAAAGAATTTGACCTGATATGTTCCAGAGCTGGCCTGTTTGTGAGGAAGACTCCAGGACACCTGAGGGAAGAAGTCACATGTTGACAAATATccgattttgttttttagagtGTCTAAATCAGAAGCCTTCACTCCATGCCGAGAGGTTGTGGAGTGTGTTTCTGAGCCGCGGAGGATTTGGGCTGTACAAACAAAATGCTAAAGTGCTTATGGCTGTTCTGTATGGCCACTCGGAGGAAAAGATTAAACCCTGCTGTAATAGAGAGGTGATGAATGAACAGGGATAACAGTGTACTTTCAAACAGTCCCTCCTCAATGACAATCACGTTGGTGTGCTTCTTTGCACGGACAAAAACTGACCTACGGGGTTGtgtgcaaacagaaaaaaaatggctaGATTGAGAAGTTCATATATTGTCAGCTGTTTTCGTAATCAGCtaatcatttaattaattattcaaGCACAAATCTCAAACATTTCCTGGCTCCTGCTTCTCAACTGGAAGGATTTACTGCATTTCCTTGTCATGTATTAAAGTACataaagagtctttgggttttggactgttggttggacaaaagatgcaatatgaagacgtcactttgggttctgggaaattgtgatgagcattttttgaagtttttgggacattttgtaGAGTAATTGGCAGCTTAACCCTTAGCATGTTAGTCGCAGATCTACTGGCCATCATGTGAAGTGATAGGGTTGTTAGATTGAAGTGACAATTTCCTCCCAGTTCATGTCCGAAAGGTAATGTGGGGCATTGCAGATGCTGATTAATGATCAGACAGTTGAACAGTCACATGTCTGATATCagaatgattttgttttttgataaaCTCCAGGTTGTGACAGACTGTTCACCtttgcagtaaaaatgtaactctttgtgtcaaaattGTTGAACAACCAGTGATGGACTGAGagtacaatttactcaagtaatgttCCTAAGTAAAATTTTCAGGTATTTCTAGTATTAGTATTTCTATTTACTGCTACTTCTCACTTCCACTCTACTACATTTATTGATACATTTAACTTCTACTCCTTGTAGATTCAGGTTATTCCATGTTTTATAGGCTTTTAGCTGTGACAGGTTATCAATCAGATGTTGTGGGTGAGAGGACACTGcatcagaggacatttttaaatgagTATAGTTAATCTGCAATCTCACAGAAAAATCCCTGATACCGATAATCAGAAAAGTGCTGAATGTCAGCCTGATTAATGGCCTCCCCCTAGTTTATaagtgtgtaaatgtgacaaaCTGAGATTTGCAATTGGACAGCACTCAGTACTCGACTCATTGTGGCTCCATGCTCAGACCCTCTTCAGGGCCATTATCTTGCATTTCACAATGACAGCTAATGCCTCACACAGTGCATATGAACGTGAAGCCACTTCCATACCTGGTACTTGCCAACATCCTGGCCTCTGGTCACTGGGAACTGTCTTCCATTGACATCAGCATACAGAGTCACACTCTGGAGAGCACAGAAATGATCATCAGTGGAAGACAACGGCACGATAACATCAACATATAATCAGACTGTCTGTTCGTGTTAGAAGTGTTAGAAGTGGACTGTTACCTGAGCTCCGTTGGCACAGGCCAGGCTGAGTTCAACGATGAAGACAGACTCGGAGGAGATGACGGCGTCAGAGGTGGTGTAGGCCGAAGGAGTGATCACTGGGTCCGTGCAGCTCTCTCCTGTAACCACACAATGCAAAGAAGGGTTAATAAAGTCCTTGACACCAAGATATCATCTGCACAGAGTTAACAGTTAACGCGCATATCAACAAGCCTTATATTCCCCCTAACTCAGAGCACCAATCGAAGTGATTCAATGGGCTACTTAGCTACTTGCTATATCTGGTTAGCATTAAGGGATAATTAACCCCCGCAGATGTCTCCCACCGGTTCCCCGCTGACTTACCGGAGCAGGCGACCACCAGCAGAGCGAGGAAAGCGGCTATCCGAATCATCGTGGCGTCTGAGAGGTTGTCTGGGAGGGTTTTGTGTTGTTCCTGAGGTCCAGCAGCTCAACTGTTCTGCTCCTTTCACACTGACAGAAGGAAAGAAGTCCACCTCAGCGCACCGCTGCTACCCCTCTGCGGCTGCGCAGGAATGACGTGGACTGTTGCGCCGCGAAGCATTCTGGGAAGCTACCGTGTCGACACGTCATCTGATCTGAATCAAAACAGAGGATAAGctttgaatgagtgaaaaaatgaatgTCCTGTAGTCATTTTAATACGTTTAACCACACATTTGTTTACATACAATAATTTAAATGTGGTTTATTTTGTGAAAGCTGTGAGGTGCGttggtttttgtgtaatatttatcCAGTAGTGGAAGAACTAAGTCCATGTAGTTGAGAATTTTTAAGTGACGTTACTCGTAGCCTACCTGAATGTTTCCACCTCGTGGGATACTGTATAAATCGACCTCACTACAATAAGGGAAATACCGtgcttttttactttgaaaaaaatatgtgaaagCCATACAATTTCCGCTGTAGATTATTTTCAATTGAAAACATGAATGTGACAGACCAAAAGTAGGCTACACGACAGTTAAAATAGGCTCATGCCAAATCAGCTTAAACATTTGAATAcgtattatttattcatgcgTTAGTGATTATAAACCTATACAATAATATAACGTGAAAAGAAGGCAGTCTGTTGACCTATCAAAACTTTTACTGTatactttaaaaatgttgctGATAAAACTTCACTATTCTTATTAAAGGTGCAAGTATAATTCTTGggaggacattttaatcagaagaaaaagatcttcattgactgattttctttATGCCTAAAAGAACTAGATAaataaactctttgttttcatgactaaataaacagaataaaccaactgacaacaaaacagtttcatgcagttttactttgtttaaatgaagcggaccctgccacctttctagcttcaaatagtgttctggggacattattttcctctgagaacaacttgtttattcagttatggaaaaatttatatttctgagtttgttttattacatcattaatattgtaaaattCTGAGGTTAAACATAGAAGTTCTATTTTGCATGCAGGATTTCTTCTTGTGATAGAGTAAATTGCATAAATACTCTATCCACCACTGAATTTATTACATCCTTATGGTTTAAAGACTTATTTTTAGGTCTTGAGGCTGATATTGGCCAAATAACATTACCAATATAATCCCACATGCACCGTACAAATGTGAATTAGAAAGGTATTTAATCAACTAAAAAATCCTAACCACAATACATCCAAATGATTTTTATCTCAAGCTTTGCAAAAGCATCCAAACATGTGGGTCTTTTTAATCAGTTacttttcctttgtcttttattCCATCCTTCTGGCATCTACCATGTGCGTCACCATTAGAATAATTCAGAAATCATAAATATTTGTACAATTTGACTGTCTAACTCTTAATAAAAGTTTTCTCCATGTGTAAATGTTTAGTAACGCTTTCAAACTGTCATTCAAGTGAATAGACTTTTTTTCACAGAAGAaatgtttgtcacagcagcaaaaACAGATGTTATCAATAACAGTAATAATCAATGATGGCTGCTTTCTTTAATTCCATTACCATTTCAAAGCCAGGCCCGTCTGTGGTTAATCTGTCAGATTCAAAGTGGAATAGGGCTCattaatatcattaattagACATGGGCTAATTAAACTattgattaaatgtttcttgaccataatcttttgtttttgcaacagtcctattgttttttgttgtagtttttcagATATAAGATATTTCTAAAAAGCCTTTATTTCaccattcataaaaaaaagagaatttatAATCAAGAAACATTCAATAGTTTAAGCCTACTAATCAAAAAATCAGGTGATACATCCCCTATATTG from Sparus aurata chromosome 7, fSpaAur1.1, whole genome shotgun sequence carries:
- the ssr4 gene encoding translocon-associated protein subunit delta, whose product is MIRIAAFLALLVVACSGESCTDPVITPSAYTTSDAVISSESVFIVELSLACANGAQSVTLYADVNGRQFPVTRGQDVGKYQVSWSLPHKQASSGTYQVKFFDEESYSALRKAQRNNEDVNAIEPLFSVNIDHRGAWNGPWVSTEVVAALIGILVYYMAFSAKSTIQA